A genomic stretch from Bifidobacterium sp. ESL0769 includes:
- a CDS encoding acyltransferase: MEQQGVGRTKPRRNSSLELLRILAMLMIIGHHLTKRNPTFMLLHNQPPSVSKFVFYVFIYGGGWIGNVIFFTVSAWFLAGDGRKEPSVKSGFKRAWLLEREVLFYSFSIYVALKVLARFTKIHLGIGLFVTATPILHDIWWYATSYMIFVIFAPILVTALHGIGQKKHALLCVVSLILWGVFTLIPKVNLDFVALSVFAFIYWFVLVSYYRWYMNGFSVRQCWELIICGELIYMACWFITNFVPRFRGLQEFIFLDAKLPSLMIGFGLFVLFERVHFCNGLINWIASTMFGVYLIHQHPAVNDLLWVYLFPFTKIWSWQHSVVKALLIIVCILVFGIVVDSFRRLLFTVTIDRHKGRWFDICWDSRIANNIRTKILQYTNNK, encoded by the coding sequence CAGTTTGGAACTGTTACGTATCTTGGCAATGCTGATGATTATCGGACATCATTTGACGAAGAGAAATCCTACATTTATGCTGTTGCATAATCAGCCTCCCTCAGTTTCTAAATTTGTTTTCTATGTCTTCATCTACGGCGGGGGATGGATAGGGAACGTTATATTCTTTACTGTTTCTGCTTGGTTTTTGGCAGGAGATGGAAGGAAAGAGCCTTCCGTAAAAAGTGGTTTTAAACGGGCGTGGTTGCTTGAAAGGGAAGTGCTGTTTTATAGTTTTTCTATTTATGTTGCTCTGAAAGTTTTGGCAAGATTTACTAAAATTCATTTAGGAATTGGCCTGTTCGTGACTGCCACCCCTATTTTACATGACATATGGTGGTATGCCACCAGCTATATGATTTTTGTTATTTTTGCACCCATTCTTGTCACTGCGCTTCATGGGATAGGACAAAAGAAGCATGCTCTGCTGTGTGTCGTTTCTTTGATACTATGGGGGGTATTCACTCTCATTCCAAAAGTCAATCTTGATTTTGTAGCGTTGTCGGTGTTTGCCTTTATATACTGGTTTGTACTGGTTTCTTATTATCGCTGGTATATGAATGGTTTCTCGGTTAGACAATGTTGGGAACTGATAATTTGCGGTGAATTGATATATATGGCCTGCTGGTTCATAACGAATTTTGTTCCGCGTTTCCGCGGTTTGCAGGAGTTTATTTTTCTGGATGCCAAGTTGCCATCGCTAATGATTGGATTCGGTCTCTTTGTGTTGTTTGAGCGCGTACATTTCTGCAACGGGCTTATTAACTGGATCGCTTCAACAATGTTCGGGGTCTATCTTATTCATCAGCATCCGGCAGTCAACGATTTGTTGTGGGTATATCTGTTCCCCTTTACTAAAATCTGGAGTTGGCAGCATTCGGTTGTAAAAGCCCTATTGATTATTGTCTGCATTCTCGTCTTTGGAATCGTTGTAGATTCCTTCCGCAGGTTGTTGTTCACTGTGACAATAGATCGTCATAAGGGACGCTGGTTCGATATCTGTTGGGACAGTCGAATAGCGAATAATATACGTACGAAGATATTGCAATATACGAACAATAAATAG